The following proteins are encoded in a genomic region of [Eubacterium] hominis:
- the rplM gene encoding 50S ribosomal protein L13, giving the protein MRQTTFAKPAEVERTWYVVDGTGKTLGRLATEVASVLRGKNKPTYTPNVDCGDFVIVINADKIELTGNKLDTKKYYNHSGYAGGLRTRTARTMKENYTVEWVEKAIYGMLPHTKLGDVMRKHLFVYTGNEHPHAAQKPVELEIKG; this is encoded by the coding sequence ATGCGCCAAACAACATTTGCAAAACCTGCTGAAGTAGAACGTACTTGGTACGTTGTAGACGGAACAGGAAAGACTTTAGGTCGTTTAGCTACTGAAGTAGCATCTGTGTTAAGAGGAAAAAACAAACCTACTTACACACCAAACGTTGACTGTGGAGATTTCGTTATCGTTATCAACGCTGACAAAATCGAATTAACAGGAAACAAACTTGATACTAAAAAATACTACAACCACTCTGGTTACGCTGGAGGACTTCGTACACGTACTGCACGTACAATGAAGGAAAACTATACTGTTGAATGGGTTGAAAAAGCTATTTACGGTATGTTGCCTCACACTAAATTAGGTGACGTAATGCGTAAACACTTATTTGTTTACACAGGTAATGAACATCCACATGCAGCTCAGAAACCAGTTGAGCTGGAAATCAAAGGTTAG
- a CDS encoding energy-coupling factor transporter transmembrane protein EcfT has translation MDNIALGRYLPLDSIIHKMDPRAKIMAMLFVMIAIFIDAGYIGYAIIGAVVIAIALMGKLKLSFLWRSMKPMLFMLVFLLIINLLVIKDGSILFSIGSFHIYSGALSQTLYIVIRLALMIMVTTILTATTKPLQLTLGIEDLLKPFQVIHVPAHQIAMMISIALRFIPTLIEETQRIMKAQASRGVDIEEGKLMEKIRAILSLIVPLFVSAFQRAEDLAYAMEARGYIPDRERTRYQQLKMYAKDYILLCGSVVILAVMITLNILL, from the coding sequence GTGGATAATATCGCATTAGGAAGATACCTTCCCTTAGATTCTATCATTCATAAGATGGATCCCCGTGCCAAAATCATGGCGATGCTGTTTGTGATGATTGCCATCTTTATTGATGCTGGATATATCGGTTATGCGATCATTGGGGCAGTTGTCATTGCCATTGCGCTTATGGGAAAATTAAAGTTAAGCTTTTTGTGGAGAAGTATGAAACCAATGTTATTCATGCTGGTATTCTTGTTAATCATCAACTTGTTGGTGATCAAAGATGGAAGTATTCTGTTTTCCATTGGCAGCTTTCATATATATAGTGGTGCCTTGTCCCAGACATTATATATCGTTATTCGTCTGGCATTGATGATTATGGTTACCACGATTTTAACAGCAACAACCAAGCCTTTACAGCTTACCTTGGGAATCGAAGACCTGTTAAAACCATTTCAGGTTATTCATGTACCTGCGCATCAAATCGCTATGATGATATCCATTGCATTACGTTTTATTCCAACTTTGATAGAAGAAACACAGCGAATCATGAAAGCCCAGGCAAGTCGTGGTGTAGATATCGAAGAAGGAAAATTAATGGAAAAAATTCGTGCAATCCTTTCCCTGATCGTACCATTGTTTGTTTCTGCATTCCAAAGAGCTGAAGATTTAGCGTATGCCATGGAAGCACGTGGCTATATACCAGATCGTGAAAGAACCAGATACCAGCAGTTGAAGATGTATGCGAAGGATTATATCCTGTTATGCGGCAGCGTGGTAATTCTGGCAGTTATGATTACTTTAAATATTCTATTATGA
- the truA gene encoding tRNA pseudouridine(38-40) synthase TruA, with amino-acid sequence MMRYQAIVSYDGFAYGGWQKQTNTNAIQEEIENVLLKINGYDTPIIASGRTDAKVHAKGQVFHFDSDRILDDFHFTRAMNSLLPSDIRIQHVYQTSDDFHARFDAFGKRYDYLVTNDIKNPFYERYMGKEWKTLDISMMQECAQVFLGEHDFTSFTSNKIDPRKPRVKTIRKLEVIAHQDHIQMIFIGTGFLRYMVRMIAQTLIEAGKHRITKQQIQDMLNAKDKHACRYKADPQGLYLIEVFYNEEDYLKG; translated from the coding sequence ATTATGAGATATCAGGCAATTGTAAGTTATGATGGCTTCGCTTATGGAGGCTGGCAGAAACAAACCAATACCAATGCGATACAGGAAGAAATAGAAAATGTGTTATTAAAAATCAACGGTTATGATACACCAATTATCGCCAGTGGCAGAACAGATGCGAAAGTACATGCAAAAGGCCAGGTGTTTCACTTTGACAGTGATCGTATATTGGATGATTTCCATTTTACCAGAGCAATGAATTCATTATTGCCATCAGATATCCGTATACAACATGTATATCAGACATCAGATGACTTTCACGCGCGTTTTGACGCCTTTGGAAAGCGATATGACTATTTGGTAACCAATGATATCAAAAATCCTTTTTACGAGCGCTACATGGGGAAAGAATGGAAAACACTGGATATATCCATGATGCAGGAATGTGCACAGGTATTTTTGGGAGAACACGATTTCACAAGCTTTACCAGCAATAAAATCGACCCTAGAAAACCAAGAGTCAAGACCATACGAAAGCTGGAAGTCATTGCCCATCAAGACCATATCCAGATGATTTTTATAGGTACAGGTTTCTTGCGTTATATGGTACGCATGATTGCACAGACTCTCATTGAAGCCGGAAAACACAGAATCACAAAACAACAGATACAGGACATGCTGAACGCCAAAGATAAACATGCCTGTCGATATAAAGCAGACCCACAGGGATTATACTTAATAGAAGTATTTTATAATGAAGAGGACTATCTGAAAGGATAG
- the rpsI gene encoding 30S ribosomal protein S9 yields the protein MAAKKNTVTYNGTGRRKTSVARVFMTPGKGNIVVNGKTLEEYLPLETLRMVVRSPLELTETLDQFDIKINVQGGGYTGQAGAMRHGITRALMEASADYRPALKAAGFVTRDSRMKERKKYGLKAARRAPQFSKR from the coding sequence ATGGCAGCTAAGAAAAATACAGTAACTTACAATGGTACAGGACGCCGTAAAACTTCTGTTGCTCGTGTCTTTATGACTCCGGGTAAAGGTAACATCGTTGTTAATGGTAAAACATTAGAAGAATACTTACCTTTAGAAACTTTACGTATGGTTGTTCGTTCACCATTAGAATTAACAGAAACTTTAGATCAGTTTGATATCAAAATCAACGTTCAAGGTGGAGGATACACAGGTCAGGCAGGAGCTATGCGCCATGGTATCACTCGTGCTTTAATGGAAGCTAGTGCAGACTATCGTCCTGCATTAAAAGCAGCTGGATTCGTAACACGTGACTCTCGTATGAAAGAACGTAAGAAATACGGATTAAAAGCAGCACGTCGTGCTCCACAGTTCTCTAAGAGATAG
- a CDS encoding ABC transporter ATP-binding protein — protein sequence MKNVIEVHDLTKQYQNRIVVDHLSFEVKQGEVYGILGHNGAGKTTTIECILGLHRPEKGNATIFGKNACQHRKQLFERIGVQLQSSSYQNNIKVQEVCEETAALYKRPQDYRALLDQFHLSSYDNQFVEKLSGGERQKLSIVIALIPDPQVLFLDELTTGLDVEARREVWETLKTLKQQGMTMILTTHYMEEAQYLCDRVLLLAHGKMVKEGTVDTIIQDSGKPNLEEAYLYYMKEESK from the coding sequence ATGAAAAATGTGATAGAAGTACATGACTTAACAAAACAATACCAGAATCGTATTGTCGTAGACCATCTTTCTTTTGAGGTAAAACAAGGCGAGGTTTATGGAATCTTAGGACATAATGGAGCTGGAAAAACCACAACCATTGAATGTATACTGGGATTACATCGTCCAGAAAAAGGAAATGCCACAATATTTGGAAAGAATGCCTGTCAGCATCGAAAACAGCTATTTGAACGAATTGGTGTACAATTACAATCCTCATCTTATCAAAACAATATCAAAGTACAGGAGGTATGTGAAGAAACAGCAGCTTTATATAAGCGACCACAAGATTATCGTGCATTATTAGACCAGTTTCATCTTTCCTCATATGACAATCAGTTTGTGGAAAAGCTGTCTGGAGGAGAACGTCAAAAACTATCCATTGTGATTGCTTTAATACCAGATCCACAAGTATTGTTTTTAGATGAATTAACAACAGGTCTGGATGTAGAAGCAAGACGTGAAGTATGGGAAACTTTAAAAACATTGAAGCAACAAGGAATGACAATGATATTAACAACTCATTATATGGAAGAAGCACAATATCTTTGTGATCGTGTTTTATTATTAGCACATGGAAAAATGGTGAAAGAAGGAACTGTTGATACAATTATACAAGATAGTGGAAAGCCTAATCTGGAAGAAGCTTATCTATATTATATGAAGGAGGAATCAAAATGA
- a CDS encoding energy-coupling factor transporter ATPase produces MPITFRQVEHTYQADSPFSYAALKGIDLDIQEGKVTAIIGETGSGKSTLVQHLNALLLPTGGEIEILDKKIIAKEKPKNLKALRKQVGLVFQFPEYQLFEETIARDISFGPKNFGVSEEEALQRTKDVLKVVGLDESYMEKSPFDLSGGQKRRIAIAGILAMDPSVLVLDEPTAGLDPQGAKDMMQLFQDMNTKYHKTVLIVTHDMEHVLNYCDRVVVVKDGYIKKHCDVQAFFENINLLKELRINPPAVIRLREELRAKGFQIDSSILDIEALAEAVAKEVKARG; encoded by the coding sequence ATGCCGATTACATTTCGACAAGTAGAACATACCTATCAAGCCGATTCACCATTCTCATATGCGGCATTAAAAGGTATAGATTTAGATATTCAGGAAGGAAAAGTCACTGCCATTATCGGAGAAACAGGCAGTGGAAAAAGTACACTGGTACAGCATTTAAACGCCTTATTGCTGCCAACGGGTGGAGAAATTGAGATATTAGATAAGAAAATTATCGCCAAAGAGAAACCTAAAAATCTAAAGGCCTTAAGAAAACAGGTGGGATTGGTTTTTCAATTTCCAGAATACCAGTTATTTGAAGAAACTATCGCAAGAGATATCAGCTTTGGACCAAAAAACTTTGGTGTCAGTGAAGAAGAAGCATTGCAAAGAACAAAAGATGTATTAAAAGTTGTTGGCTTAGATGAAAGCTATATGGAAAAAAGCCCATTTGATTTATCAGGAGGGCAAAAACGAAGAATCGCAATTGCCGGTATTTTGGCGATGGATCCAAGTGTCCTTGTATTAGATGAACCAACAGCTGGACTAGACCCACAAGGCGCAAAAGATATGATGCAGCTGTTTCAGGATATGAATACCAAATATCATAAAACAGTATTAATCGTAACACACGATATGGAGCATGTATTAAACTATTGTGACCGTGTGGTAGTCGTAAAAGATGGATATATCAAAAAACATTGTGATGTACAAGCGTTCTTTGAAAATATAAATTTATTAAAAGAGTTAAGAATCAACCCACCGGCAGTGATTCGTTTACGTGAAGAACTGCGTGCCAAAGGCTTTCAAATCGATTCATCCATTCTGGATATCGAAGCATTAGCTGAAGCGGTGGCAAAGGAGGTGAAGGCTCGTGGATAA
- a CDS encoding helix-turn-helix domain-containing protein: MDYITTKEAAAKWGISDRRILQYCNSNRIEGAVKMGNTWLIPKVAGKPVDRRRKIQADGKEVKLYES, encoded by the coding sequence ATGGATTACATTACCACGAAAGAAGCCGCCGCTAAGTGGGGCATATCAGATAGACGGATTTTACAGTATTGTAACAGTAATCGAATTGAGGGCGCAGTCAAAATGGGCAATACTTGGCTGATACCCAAAGTGGCTGGCAAGCCTGTTGACAGACGAAGAAAAATACAGGCTGACGGCAAAGAGGTGAAGCTATATGAATCGTAA
- a CDS encoding histidinol-phosphatase, with amino-acid sequence MRKTNYHMHTKRCMHASGSDEEYVLAAIEGGYEEIGFSDHCPWKYDSDFVAHMRMPLSQFDDYYQSIAALRDKYKDQISIKIGLECEYFPKYMKWLEEFKEAKGLDYIIFGNHYYKTDEKRIYFGTECEYDHMLKAYIDEAIQGMETGLYAYLAHPDLFMHGRRKFDELAEKKSVRLCEAAKHLHIPLEYNLNGALYNDVMNVTHYPHPKFWEIAAHVGNDVIIGVDAHEPKAMMNDRYRDEAIAYLTSLDMNIIDKLPEKH; translated from the coding sequence ATGCGAAAGACAAATTATCATATGCATACCAAACGCTGTATGCATGCTTCTGGTAGTGATGAAGAATATGTATTAGCAGCCATTGAGGGAGGATATGAAGAAATTGGATTTTCTGATCATTGCCCATGGAAATATGATTCAGATTTTGTGGCACATATGCGTATGCCATTATCCCAGTTTGATGATTATTATCAATCCATTGCGGCATTGAGAGATAAATATAAAGATCAAATTAGTATTAAAATCGGATTGGAATGTGAATATTTTCCTAAGTATATGAAATGGTTAGAAGAATTTAAAGAAGCAAAAGGCTTAGATTATATTATATTTGGAAATCATTATTATAAGACTGATGAAAAGCGTATATATTTTGGCACGGAATGTGAATATGATCATATGTTGAAAGCCTATATTGATGAAGCAATTCAGGGAATGGAAACAGGATTATATGCATATCTTGCACACCCGGATTTATTTATGCATGGTAGACGTAAGTTCGATGAGCTTGCGGAAAAGAAAAGTGTGCGATTATGTGAGGCAGCAAAACATTTGCATATTCCTTTAGAATATAATCTGAATGGGGCATTATATAATGATGTGATGAATGTGACACATTATCCACATCCTAAATTTTGGGAAATTGCTGCACATGTTGGAAATGATGTAATCATTGGTGTTGATGCACATGAACCTAAAGCGATGATGAATGATCGATACAGAGATGAAGCGATTGCTTATTTAACATCTTTGGATATGAATATTATCGATAAGCTGCCAGAAAAACATTAA
- a CDS encoding ABC transporter permease has translation MKRFMTLLKIEGKLGFRCPDPIFFGIIMPVGIFFLIAWIAGDKQVQTGNYTFLDSVFSSILTIGICATAFMGLPTVLSDYRDKKILKHFFVTPISPKLLLLAQALLSALTAIISACIITICAIIFFHYRMEGNILLFILAYLVVLFSMYSIGLLISALSPNIKTTNVLCSIVYFPMLFLSGASIPYEIFPSILQKISNVLPLTHGIKILKAIAFDTITTQTIYSICFIMILTVISLVLAVKHFRWE, from the coding sequence ATGAAACGTTTTATGACACTTTTGAAAATTGAAGGAAAATTAGGCTTTCGCTGCCCGGATCCTATCTTCTTTGGCATCATCATGCCAGTAGGGATTTTCTTTCTGATTGCCTGGATAGCCGGCGATAAACAAGTACAAACTGGGAATTATACTTTTTTAGACAGTGTTTTTTCATCAATTTTGACGATAGGCATATGCGCTACAGCGTTTATGGGACTTCCAACTGTACTATCAGATTATCGCGATAAAAAAATCTTAAAGCATTTCTTTGTGACGCCTATCAGTCCGAAACTTTTATTATTAGCACAAGCATTATTATCCGCATTGACAGCAATCATTTCTGCCTGTATCATAACTATATGTGCTATTATATTTTTCCATTATCGAATGGAAGGCAATATCCTGTTATTCATCCTTGCATATCTTGTTGTTTTATTCAGCATGTACAGTATTGGATTATTGATTTCAGCATTATCGCCAAACATAAAAACAACCAATGTATTATGCAGTATTGTTTATTTTCCTATGCTGTTTCTATCTGGCGCAAGTATCCCTTATGAAATCTTTCCATCCATCCTGCAAAAGATATCTAATGTACTGCCATTAACACACGGAATCAAAATATTAAAAGCGATTGCTTTTGATACCATAACCACACAAACCATCTATTCTATATGTTTTATAATGATATTAACTGTGATATCATTGGTTTTAGCTGTCAAACACTTCCGTTGGGAATAA
- a CDS encoding response regulator transcription factor, with translation MNRKILVAEDDADILNLLKIYLESSGFQVLTAQNGEVAWQLLQAEKIDLAVLDIMMPKMDGFALTQKIRSEYNMPILLLTAKTEDTDKILGLNLGADDYMTKPFNPLEVVARVNANLRRFYQLNPASSEEPVSSVITLGELALDTEKWILRKNGTEIILTPNEYKLLAYLMQSPGRVYTKSQLCMAINGEYYDNYENAMMVHISHLREKIEEDPKAPRYIKNVRGVGYKIEKIE, from the coding sequence ATGAATCGTAAAATTCTGGTAGCTGAAGATGACGCCGATATTCTGAATCTGTTGAAAATTTACTTGGAAAGCAGTGGATTTCAGGTTTTGACAGCACAGAACGGCGAAGTTGCTTGGCAGCTACTCCAAGCTGAGAAGATTGACCTTGCTGTTTTAGATATTATGATGCCGAAAATGGACGGCTTTGCCCTTACCCAAAAAATTCGTAGCGAGTATAATATGCCTATTTTGTTGCTTACTGCAAAAACAGAGGATACGGATAAGATTTTAGGACTGAATCTCGGGGCAGACGATTATATGACAAAACCGTTTAATCCGCTGGAGGTTGTTGCAAGGGTAAATGCAAATCTCCGCAGATTTTATCAGTTGAATCCTGCGTCGTCGGAAGAACCCGTTTCTTCGGTTATCACGCTGGGAGAACTTGCATTGGATACAGAAAAATGGATTTTACGAAAAAACGGGACAGAAATTATTTTAACGCCGAACGAATACAAGCTCCTTGCATATTTAATGCAATCTCCTGGGCGTGTTTACACGAAGTCACAGCTTTGTATGGCAATAAACGGCGAGTATTATGATAATTATGAAAATGCAATGATGGTACATATCTCTCATCTGCGTGAGAAAATCGAGGAAGACCCAAAAGCTCCCCGTTATATCAAAAATGTAAGAGGGGTGGGATATAAGATTGAAAAAATCGAATAA
- a CDS encoding MerR family transcriptional regulator produces MSIQKKCIQKEPPQYYRIGVFAQMNRVTIKTLRHYDEIGLLKPEFVDDTNGYRYYTSKQLPHLHQIIALKDIGFSLEEIHAILQGGNEQLYLQKKKHELLKEISHMTDRIASIESYLMKEDTRKPAHVVLKPLPAVTIAYMSVRLSGYAQLFDFMPAMGVEMENAECECVEPDYCFTMYCDEGYKENDIQVEICQAVVEEKPSHGDLKFKQLPPVEMAACVLHKGPYETLPQSYEAIVRYIEENGYEIIGYQRESYIDGIWNKDDPSLWLTEIQFPIRKR; encoded by the coding sequence ATGAGTATTCAAAAAAAATGTATCCAAAAAGAACCACCACAGTATTATCGCATTGGCGTATTTGCGCAAATGAATCGTGTCACCATTAAAACCCTTCGACACTATGATGAAATAGGCTTATTAAAACCAGAATTTGTAGATGATACGAATGGATATCGCTATTATACATCAAAGCAGCTGCCTCATTTACATCAGATCATTGCACTCAAGGATATAGGATTTTCATTAGAAGAAATTCATGCTATCCTGCAAGGAGGAAATGAGCAGCTGTATCTTCAGAAAAAGAAACATGAGCTGTTGAAAGAAATCAGTCATATGACAGATCGTATTGCCAGTATCGAAAGCTATCTGATGAAGGAAGATACAAGGAAACCTGCCCATGTGGTCTTGAAACCGCTGCCTGCTGTAACCATAGCTTATATGTCTGTACGATTATCCGGCTATGCGCAGCTATTTGACTTTATGCCCGCAATGGGAGTAGAAATGGAGAACGCAGAATGTGAATGTGTAGAGCCTGATTATTGTTTTACCATGTATTGTGATGAAGGATATAAGGAAAATGATATACAGGTAGAAATCTGTCAGGCAGTCGTGGAAGAAAAGCCAAGCCATGGGGATTTAAAATTTAAACAGCTGCCACCAGTAGAAATGGCTGCCTGTGTGCTGCATAAAGGACCATATGAAACCCTGCCACAATCCTATGAAGCAATCGTTCGCTATATTGAAGAAAATGGTTATGAAATCATTGGATACCAAAGAGAATCCTATATTGATGGGATATGGAATAAAGATGATCCATCTCTATGGCTCACAGAGATACAATTTCCCATAAGAAAGCGATAA
- a CDS encoding energy-coupling factor transporter ATPase, with amino-acid sequence MDKIRVEDLTFSYDGERNAVNHVSFSVEDGSYTTIIGHNGSGKSTIAKLLIGLLEKESGNIYVDDQALTEENIYDIRDKIGIVFQNPDNQFIGATVADDIAFGLENHQVETSKMQPIIERFAQKVNMSAYMNSEPTKLSGGQKQRVAIAGVLAMSPQIIIFDESTSMLDPQGKAEINELIQEIHKESKMTIISITHDIEEVAHSDDVIVMDDGRIVMHGKPEEILLQEEKLIDLKLDIPFSLKFTKALQKQGIEIEACTTMERLVDEVCRLHFDK; translated from the coding sequence ATGGATAAAATACGCGTAGAAGATTTAACATTCTCTTATGATGGAGAAAGAAATGCAGTCAACCATGTATCTTTTTCAGTTGAAGATGGAAGCTATACAACGATTATCGGCCATAACGGAAGTGGAAAATCCACGATTGCAAAGCTGCTGATTGGTTTATTAGAAAAAGAAAGCGGCAATATATATGTAGATGATCAGGCATTAACTGAAGAAAATATTTATGATATCCGTGATAAAATCGGTATCGTATTTCAAAATCCGGATAACCAGTTTATTGGCGCAACCGTGGCAGATGATATTGCGTTCGGTTTAGAAAATCATCAGGTAGAAACAAGTAAGATGCAGCCAATTATTGAACGTTTTGCGCAAAAGGTAAACATGAGTGCTTATATGAACAGTGAACCTACCAAACTATCTGGCGGACAGAAACAGCGTGTCGCAATCGCTGGTGTGCTGGCAATGTCACCTCAAATCATTATTTTTGATGAATCCACAAGTATGCTGGATCCTCAAGGAAAGGCTGAAATTAATGAACTGATTCAGGAAATTCATAAAGAAAGCAAAATGACAATTATATCTATTACACATGATATAGAAGAAGTTGCACATAGTGATGATGTCATTGTCATGGATGATGGTAGAATTGTCATGCATGGAAAACCCGAAGAAATCTTATTACAGGAAGAAAAACTGATTGATTTAAAATTAGATATTCCTTTTTCATTAAAGTTCACAAAAGCATTACAGAAACAAGGCATAGAAATTGAGGCCTGTACAACAATGGAAAGGTTGGTGGATGAAGTATGCCGATTACATTTCGACAAGTAG
- a CDS encoding HAMP domain-containing histidine kinase: MKKSNKRGSVFTLLLKNYILLTLILLLFLTGLFIGLLQKMNGIVAGIEPSQILEYNEVLEQERFNDFPIKQILGIKGGILIVDDQYQPIYQNGKALPVTSFDKNDIACISEYSLAPEIISKEMITADGQRQVSISILEKHEGKDIFRIYILDKDNTILYQPGDLPMDTLTAKQVRLLSDSFTPEYSIKKHSFVTTDGKTYTMLLFGNPARPETAEALERSVYDFILLCLLVYCLIIFVFVIFLKKKISKPLKLLCSELNHLENGESQHTSYRGPKEFVEIFDSFHSLSERLHQSEQERQKLELGRQKMLADISHDLRTPISVIQGYSKALHDGVIPHKQQSQYLEIIEQKAGNLNELINTFYEYSKMEHPDYVLNLVSEDICNTLRDYVADRYAELELAGFSVKVDIPETHIMCGIDTAAFRRALDNIVNNCIKHNQKGTTFSVCLTPYEKQVCIILSDNGAGIPAELRDTIFAPFVVGEASRSNYGSGLGLSIAKKIIEAHNGNITLLERELADGTAFEITLPIV; encoded by the coding sequence TTGAAAAAATCGAATAAGCGTGGCAGTGTTTTTACGCTTCTGCTTAAAAATTATATTTTACTTACGCTGATTTTGCTGCTGTTTTTGACAGGTTTGTTTATCGGTTTGCTGCAAAAAATGAATGGTATTGTAGCAGGAATTGAACCGTCACAGATTTTAGAATACAATGAAGTTTTAGAGCAAGAGCGGTTTAATGACTTTCCTATAAAACAGATATTAGGTATAAAAGGCGGAATTCTTATCGTTGATGATCAGTATCAGCCAATTTATCAAAATGGTAAGGCTCTGCCTGTAACGAGCTTTGATAAAAATGATATTGCCTGCATTTCTGAATACAGCCTTGCGCCTGAAATTATAAGCAAAGAAATGATTACAGCCGACGGACAGCGGCAGGTATCCATATCTATTTTGGAAAAGCATGAGGGTAAGGATATTTTCAGAATATATATTTTAGATAAAGATAATACCATTCTTTATCAGCCAGGCGATTTGCCGATGGATACGCTTACTGCAAAACAAGTTCGTTTGCTCTCCGACAGTTTTACTCCCGAATATAGCATTAAAAAGCATTCTTTCGTAACTACGGACGGCAAGACATATACAATGCTATTATTTGGCAACCCTGCACGCCCTGAAACGGCAGAAGCGCTTGAGCGTTCCGTTTATGACTTTATTTTGTTATGCCTTTTGGTCTATTGTCTGATTATATTTGTATTTGTTATCTTTCTGAAAAAGAAAATAAGCAAGCCGTTAAAGCTACTGTGTTCAGAACTGAATCATTTAGAAAACGGAGAAAGTCAGCATACTTCTTACAGAGGTCCAAAAGAGTTTGTGGAAATCTTTGACAGCTTTCATTCTCTTTCCGAACGGCTGCACCAAAGCGAACAAGAACGGCAGAAATTAGAACTGGGACGGCAGAAAATGCTTGCTGATATTTCCCACGATTTAAGGACACCTATTTCGGTCATTCAAGGATATTCCAAAGCTTTGCACGATGGTGTGATTCCTCACAAACAGCAATCGCAGTATTTAGAAATTATTGAGCAAAAAGCGGGCAATCTCAATGAATTGATTAATACCTTTTACGAGTATAGCAAAATGGAGCATCCTGATTATGTGCTTAATTTAGTCTCGGAGGACATCTGCAATACGCTTCGTGACTATGTAGCGGACAGATATGCCGAGCTGGAATTGGCAGGATTTTCAGTCAAGGTTGATATACCTGAAACACATATTATGTGCGGTATTGACACCGCAGCATTTCGGCGTGCCCTTGATAATATCGTAAATAACTGTATCAAGCACAATCAGAAAGGCACGACATTTTCTGTGTGTCTTACGCCGTATGAAAAGCAAGTTTGCATTATTTTATCCGATAATGGCGCAGGCATACCGGCAGAATTGCGTGATACAATTTTTGCACCGTTTGTAGTAGGTGAAGCTTCACGCAGTAATTACGGTTCAGGCTTGGGACTTTCTATCGCAAAGAAAATTATTGAAGCGCATAACGGAAACATTACGCTTTTAGAGAGAGAATTGGCAGACGGCACTGCTTTTGAAATTACATTACCTATTGTATAG